Proteins from a genomic interval of Neoarius graeffei isolate fNeoGra1 chromosome 24, fNeoGra1.pri, whole genome shotgun sequence:
- the LOC132872367 gene encoding putative nuclease HARBI1: protein MAELRAEDQASFHNFLRMPAVMFDELRQRVGPRITKKDTRFRLALDPGMKLALTLRHLASGDSYASQKFAWRVPHNTQSLVVREVCHAILDEYLDEMLTCPSTPEEWKEVADRFYQRWNFPHVLGALDGKHVAIRCPAESGSLYYNYKGFYSIVLLALVDSDYKFLWADLGGLGSASDAQIYNSSELKHGAEEDLLGFPQPIPLPQDTTDVPYFFIGDDAFALRAYMMKPYSLRGLSQEERIFNYRLSRARRVVENAFGILANRFQVILGTMQHKPETVKLIVKTCLVLHNLMRVRYPMLQNQQLDQPEGPEEDFVPGAWRDGFNMEETQVVAGPNTATKEAKNQRNLIKHWVNSSAGALDWQDRMV, encoded by the coding sequence atggctgAACTCAGAGCTGAAGACCAAGCCTCCTTCCACAACTTCCTGCGCATGCCAGCAGTGATGTTTGATGAGCTGAGACAGAGAGTTGGTCCCAGGATCACCAAGAAGGACACTCGCTTTAGACTGGCCCTCGACCCTGGTATGAAGCTGGCCCTGACTTTGCGACACCTTGCCTCTGGTGACAGCTATGCTTCGCAGAAGTTTGCCTGGAGAGTACCTCACAACACACAGTCACTGGTGGTCAGAGAGGTTTGCCATGCCATACTGGACGAGTACCTGGATGAGATGCTGACCTGCCCCAGTACGCCAGAAGAGTGGAAGGAAGTTGCTGACAGATTCTATCAGAGGTGGAACTTCCCCCATGTCCTGGGAGCACTAGATGGCAAGCATGTGGCCATTAGGTGTCCTGCAGAGAGTGGCTCCTTGTATTACAACTACAAGGGGTTCTATTCCATCGTGTTGCTGGCCCTTGTGGATTCTGACTACAAGTTCCTGTGGGCAGATCTTGGAGGCCTGGGATCAGCATCCGATGCCCAGATCTACAACTCCAGTGAGCTGAAACATGGAGCTGAAGAAGACCTGCTTGGGTTTCCACAGCCTATACCTCTCCCACAAGACACTACAGATGTTCCATACTTCTTCATTGGAGATGACGCCTTTGCCCTGAGAGCCTACATGATGAAGCCCTACAGTCTCCGTGGTCTATCACAGGAGGAGCGCATTTTCAACTACAGACTGTCGAGAGCCAGGAGGGTCGTGGAGAACGCCTTTGGGATCCTTGCCAACAGGTTCCAGGTGATTCTTGGCACTATGCAGCACAAGCCAGAGACTGTGAAGCTGATAGTGAAGACCTGCTTGGTCCTTCACAACTTGATGAGGGTCAGATATCCAATGCTGCAGAACCAACAGCTGGACCAGCCAGAAGGTCCAGAAGAAGACTTTGTGCCTGGTGCCTGGAGAGATGGCTTCAATATGGAAGAGACACAGGTTGTTGCAGGCCCCAACACTGCGACCAAGGAAGCCAAGAATCAGAGGAACCTCATCAAGCACTGGGTCAACTCCTCAGCTGGGGCACTGGACTGGCAGGACAGGATGGTGTAG